The Apium graveolens cultivar Ventura chromosome 6, ASM990537v1, whole genome shotgun sequence genome contains a region encoding:
- the LOC141668218 gene encoding copper-transporting ATPase PAA1, chloroplastic: MESALSLSPATTLLTLTKTLQLSRRFIATRPVQTHLTRRFFNHSLFNFSSVSANEVRTLSTAAVRPCRGRLQCVSSSAAAFGSGGGGIGGGGGGGGGGGGDGKVNGGEEKAKAVVDGSESSNDVIILDVGGMSCGGCAASVKRILESQPQVSSASVNLTTETAVVWPVSDAKSVPDWQKIVGTELAKHLTSCGFQSNLRDSRGENFFEVFERKMEQKRTQLKESGRGLAISWALCAVCLCGHLSHFFGTKALWLHAFHSTGFHLSLSLFTLLGPGRQLIVDGLKSLIRGAPNMNTLVGLGALSSFGVSTLAALVPKLGWKAFFEEPIMLIAFVLLGKNLEQRAKIKAASDMTGLLSVLPSKARLLINSDEEELSSTVEVPCNSLSVGDQIIILPGDRVPADGIVRSGRSTIDESSFTGEPLPVTKLPGAKVAAGTINLNGILTVEVQRPGGETSMGDIVRLVEEAQSREAPVQRLADKVAGHFTYGVMAISAATFMFWNLFGARILPATLNHGSTVSLALQLSCSVLVVACPCALGLATPTAVLVGTSLGATKGLLLRGGNILEKFAMVDTVVFDKTGTLTIGRPVVTKVMTHARDKNADSQLPLECDWSEVDILKLAAGVESNTIHPIGKAIVAAARAVNAPTVKIMDGTFVEEPGSGAVATIETNKVAVGSLDWVQRHGVNKNPFEELEEFKNQSVVYVGVNGSLAGLIYVEDQIREDAAHVVNTLSKQGIDVYLLSGDKKSSAEYVASAVGIPKHKVLYGVKPDGKKKFVSGLQKDNKIVAMIGDGINDTAALASSHVGVAMGDGAGAASEVSSIVLMGNRLSQLLDALELSRLTMKTVKQNLWWAFAYNIVGIPIAAGVLLPVSGTMLTPSIAGALMGLSSVGVTTNSLLLRLKFMSKHRKYGGETLELETPKNSQVLEGEDKSKHPCNATS, encoded by the exons ATGGAGTCCGCATTATCTCTATCACCAGCTACTACTTTACTAACACTAACTAAAACACTTCAACTGAGTCGCCGATTCATCGCGACTCGGCCGGTTCAAACTCACCTGACTCGCCGATTTTTTAATCACTCGTTGTTTAATTTCAGTTCGGTTAGTGCTAATGAGGTTAGGACTTTGTCGACGGCGGCGGTACGGCCCTGTCGAGGTAGATTACAGTGTGTTTCGAGCTCTGCGGCGGCGTTTGGGAGCGGTGGAGGTGGAATTGGAGGCGGTGGTGGTGGAGGTGGCGGTGGAGGTGGTGACGGTAAGGTGAATGGCGGAGAGGAGAAGGCGAAAGCGGTTGTTGATGGTTCGGAGAGTTCGAATGATGTTATTATTCTCGATGTTGGA GGAATGTCCTGTGGAGGATGTGCGGCGAGTGTGAAGAGAATTTTAGAGAGTCAG CCACAAGTATCTTCTGCTAGTGTCAATCTTACAACAGAGACAGCAGTTGTGTGGCCTGTTTCTGATGCCAAATCTGTACCAGACTGGCAAAAAATTGTAGGAACTGAACTTGCCAAGCATTTAACTAGTTGTGGGTTTCAGTCTAACCTTCGGG ATTCAAGGGGTGAAAATTTCTTTGAAGTGTTCGAAAGGAAGATGGAGCAGAAACGCACGCAGCTGAAAGAGAGTG GTCGTGGGCTTGCTATTTCTTGGGCATTATGTGCCGTATGCCTTTGTGGCCATCTTTCCCATTTTTTTGGAACTAAGGCCTTGTGGCTACATGCATTTCATTCCACGGGATTTCATCTCTCTTTGTCTTTATTTACATTGCTTGGTCCAGGGCGCCAACTTATTGTTGATGGCCTAAAAAGTCTTATCAGAGGAGCTCCCAACATGAATACTCTAGTTGGTCTTGGGGCTTTATCGTCATTTGGTGTCAGTACACTGGCTGCTTTAGTACCAAAACTG GGTTGGAAAGCATTCTTTGAGGAGCCAATTATGTTAATAGCATTTGTGTTATTAGGGAAGAATCTTGAACAGAGAGCTAAAATTAAGGCTGCTAGCGACATGACAGGCCTTCTAAGTGTTCTTCCATCCAAAGCTCGTCTTTTAATAAACAGTGATGAAGAAGAGCTGAGCTCGACAGTTGAAGTTCCTTGTAACAGTCTCTCTGTGGGGGATCAGATTATTATACTACCTGGA GACCGTGTTCCAGCTGATGGGATTGTCAGATCGGGTAGAAGCACCATTGATGAGTCAAGTTTTACAGGAGAGCCTTTGCCAGTTACCAAATTACCTGGG GCCAAAGTTGCAGCAGGAACTATAAACCTAAATGGAATACTTACGGTTGAAGTGCAAAGACCAGGTGGAGAGACGTCTATGGGGGACATTGTTCGTTTGGTAGAAGAGGCACAAAGTAGAGAAGCTCCAGTACAACGGTTGGCTGACAAG GTCGCAGGGCACTTCACTTACGGAGTTATGGCAATTTCTGCTGCCACATTTATGTTCTGGAATCTTTTTGGTGCTCGAATTTTACCAGCCACTCTAAACCATGGAAGCACAGTTTCTTTGGCGCTGCAGCTCTCTTGTAGTGTTTTG GTTGTTGCGTGTCCATGTGCTCTTGGTTTAGCAACACCTACTGCTGTGCTG GTTGGAACTTCCTTGGGTGCTACGAAAGGATTACTTTTGCGAGGTGGAAATATTTTAGAGAAATTTGCAATGGTGGATACGGTAGTGTTCGACAAAACTGGGACACTAACAATAGGCAGACCAGTTGTGACTAAGGTCATGACACATGCACGCGACAAAAATGCAGATTCACA ACTACCTTTAGAGTGTGATTGGTCTGAAGTTGATATTCTGAAGCTAGCTGCTGGGGTTGAATCAAATACTATACATCCGATTGGGAAAGCAATTGTAGCAGCTGCTCGGGCTGTGAACGCTCCTACTGTTAAG ATTATGGATGGCACATTTGTGGAGGAACCTGGATCCGGTGCGGTAGCAACTATTGAGACTAACAAGGTAGCCGTTGGTTCACTAGACTGGGTTCAAAG GCATGGAGTAAATAAGAATCCATTTGAAGAACTAGAAGAGTTTAAGAATCAGTCAGTTGTTTATGTTGGAGTAAATGGATCTCTCGCGGGTCTTATATATGTGGAGGATCAGATCAGAGAAGATGCTGCGCATGTAGTTAACACTTTGTCAAAACAAGGGATAGATGTATACCTGCTATCTGGGGATAAAAAGAGTTCAGCCGAATATGTTGCATCTGCTGTTGGAATTCCAAAACATAAG GTGCTGTATGGCGTCAAGCCAGATGGGAAGAAAAAATTTGTAAGTGGACTCCAAAAGGATAATAAAATTGTAGCCATGATTGGTGATGGTATAAATGATACAGCTGCCCTAGCTTCATCACATGTTGGAGTTGCAATGGGTGATGGTGCTGGAGCTGCTAGCGAAGTTTCTTCAATTGTGCTGATGGGAAACAGATTGTCTCAG TTGCTTGATGCTTTGGAGCTTAGCAGACTGACTATGAAGACTGTGAAGCAAAACTTGTGGTGGGCCTTCGCCTACAACATT GTTGGAATCCCAATTGCTGCAGGCGTGCTGCTGCCTGTCAGTGGGACCATGCTTACTCCGTCAATTGCAGGAGCTCTTATGGGTTTGAGTTCAGTGGGAGTTACCACAAACTCATTGCTCTTGAGATTGAAATTTATGTCAAAACATAGAAAATATGGTGGAGAAACCTTAGAGCTGGAAACTCCTAAAAATTCTCAAGTGCTGGAGGGAGAAGATAAATCAAAGCACCCTTGTAATGCTACGAGCTGA